A portion of the Acipenser ruthenus chromosome 38, fAciRut3.2 maternal haplotype, whole genome shotgun sequence genome contains these proteins:
- the LOC117434246 gene encoding zinc finger protein 501-like isoform X1 — translation MDSVKMESVQIEEEFPELELVPIRVEFSGLASLPIKQELCEMQCDSSQPEVSEIKAEHNELEIPQTEEPLPVKQEEVLETDRIKQEPPEVEFEHMEPVKEESEDFKPNIPEQEPVRLRECSVVLERICVREQGAGEEGSPNSTQGGGKEDGRSHSECSLAGSSPAAKARAGAGEYPDCGKTFTQLGHFKTHQRTHTGEKPYRCSDCGKSFNHSGNMKKHQQLHTGEKPFHCSDCGKSFSLSGSLVSHQRTHTGERPYLCSDCGKSFSQSGNLKKHQRIHRGEKPYRCSVCGKSFSHSGNVTAHQVIHTGEKPYRCSDCGKSFNRSNSLTSHQRIHRGEKPYFCCNCGKSFSRSGSLVLHQQIHKGEKPYRCSDCGKSFSQSGNLKKHQRIHTGEKPYCCSDCGKSFRFKHNLLYHQRIHSGEKP, via the exons atggacagtgtgaagatggaatctgtccagattgaagaggagttccctgaacttgaacttgtccccattagagtggagttctctgggctggcttccctccccattaaacaggagctctgtgagatgcaatgtgacagcagtcagccagaggtctctgagattaaagcagagcacaatgaattggagatcccccagacagaagaaccccttcctgttaaacaagaagaggtgctggaaactgaccgtattaaacaggagccccctgaagtagagtttgagcacatggaaccagtgaaggaagaatccgaggacttcaaaccaaacatccctgagcaggagcctgtacgcctacgggagtgtagcgtggtgctggagagaatctgcgtgagagagcaaggcgctggagaggaaggctctcccaacagcacgcaaggaggtggaaaggaagacgggcgctcccattcagaatgcagtctagcag gttccagtccagcagctaaagcgagggcgggcgctggagaatatcctgactgtgggaaaactTTCACCCAGTTagggcattttaaaacacaccagcgaactcacacaggagagaaaccgtatcgctgctctgactgtgggaagagtttcaatcactctggaaacatgaaaaaacaccagcaacttcacacaggtgagaaaccgtttcactgctctgactgtgggaagagtttcagtctgtcaggcagccttgtttcacaccagcgaactcacacaggagagagaccgtatctctgctctgactgtgggaaaagtttcagtcagtccggaaacttgaaaaaacaccagcgaattcacagaggagagaaaccgtatcgctgctctgtctgtgggaagagtttcagtcactcgGGTAACGTGACAGCACACCAggtaattcacacaggagagaaaccgtatcgttGCTcagattgtgggaagagtttcaatcggTCAAACAGCCTTacttcacaccagcgaattcacagaggagagaaaccgtatttctGCTgtaactgtgggaagagtttcagtcggtcaggcagccttgttttacaccagcaaattcacaaaggagagaaaccatatcgctgctctgactgtgggaagagtttcagtcagtccggaaacctgaaaaaacaccagcgaattcacacaggagagaaaccgtattgctgctctgactgtgggaagagtttccgttttAAACACAACCTTCTAtaccaccagcgaattcatagcggagagaaaccttaa
- the LOC117434246 gene encoding zinc finger protein 112-like isoform X2, translating to MDSVKMESVQIEEEFPELELVPIRVEFSGLASLPIKQELCEMQCDSSQPEVSEIKAEHNELEIPQTEEPLPVKQEEVLETDRIKQEPPEVEFEHMEPVKEESEDFKPNIPEQEPVRLRECSVVLERICVREQGAGEEGSPNSTQGGGKEDGRSHSECSLAGSSPAAKARAGAGEYPDCGKTFTQLGHFKTHQRTHTGEKPYRCSDCGKSFNHSGNMKKHQQLHTALFSRVTLSASPGATVKEGEALNLTCEAVVNKTPRPQLHYTIVRDGEPVTNSTDSALYSIASTEKSHTGSYTCAVESQGVKKSSQELHIELQTSWHSAVAVGYRVSFFLIHLTVFTLLLLRYCRIRGSACIAGAKSRKTSDQHQEQSAEGIELSSRAADWS from the exons atggacagtgtgaagatggaatctgtccagattgaagaggagttccctgaacttgaacttgtccccattagagtggagttctctgggctggcttccctccccattaaacaggagctctgtgagatgcaatgtgacagcagtcagccagaggtctctgagattaaagcagagcacaatgaattggagatcccccagacagaagaaccccttcctgttaaacaagaagaggtgctggaaactgaccgtattaaacaggagccccctgaagtagagtttgagcacatggaaccagtgaaggaagaatccgaggacttcaaaccaaacatccctgagcaggagcctgtacgcctacgggagtgtagcgtggtgctggagagaatctgcgtgagagagcaaggcgctggagaggaaggctctcccaacagcacgcaaggaggtggaaaggaagacgggcgctcccattcagaatgcagtctagcag gttccagtccagcagctaaagcgagggcgggcgctggagaatatcctgactgtgggaaaactTTCACCCAGTTagggcattttaaaacacaccagcgaactcacacaggagagaaaccgtatcgctgctctgactgtgggaagagtttcaatcactctggaaacatgaaaaaacaccagcaacttcacacag ctctgttctccagggtgactctgtcagcctctccaggagccacagtgaaggagggagaggctcttaacctgacctgtgaggcagtagtgaacaaaaccccccgccctcaactccactacaccattgtgagagacggggagcctgtgactaacagcactgactctgcactgtacagcatagccagcactgagaagagccacactgggagctacacgtgtgctgtggagtcacagggagtgaagaagagcagccaggagctacacattgaaCTGCAAA CGTCCTGGCACAGCGCTGTTGCTGTTGGCTACAGAGTGAGCTTCTTTCTGATTCATCTCACtgtgttcactctgctgctcCTTCGATACTGCAGGATCCGAG GTTCTGCGTGTATCGCTGGTGCTAAATCAAG